The Sulfurimonas hydrogeniphila genome includes a window with the following:
- a CDS encoding AsmA-like C-terminal domain-containing protein: protein MKDNAITKIIAKTYASIAVFFTFMFLLLVGLFIVLQNGLYLDNVSISNIHAKNVYIKWDDRLTVSVKTLKIDRQKNKTANNVSFKEFSKYLKIVTQTTHWFRSLVVSNIVFGNATGSFKYTNSDQGFFVFQSPDFDFESKIYAKTDLLTVSIKKFQDKKRAVTIKGSVIFDTQAQKVYTKIDLDIHNDANLTVYAIADAKQLIYNVVSNKHITDISHLIKIAHLPKEVIYWAYTAIKMQYLDIQKFHGFIDYSDLQNAYKNIYIQAVAQKLIYTYNPKLEAVKSKQTNLEFKKGVLYIKPQNALTYGMHLGKSWLKIDFNKKEELLTLHLLFEGMLNKDMLHVLNTYKIKLPFLQRKGTVNTDLTIEVNLHTIDVDAKGDFYTKKANFDYLGLNIDIFNTHIHLDNYDVLIDKMQAKYKEIAAANVYVSFNAKKSEGTINLNFHKIETQGLSLDTQKGPLHVAYRINPKQDTIDIDSSKWQYKNKIITLEKLSVDFDLKKLQANIPATYFNIWKMTNGYVNGTIDLKASKTNLDVDLLKLQYSGIELTQTVTPLHIQYDKVLSVSSQEDIFFNVNGSQYKASNFYINFDKQSIYLKHTFLQISDYISTKVYAYYDFDSKKAHISLNDFVLKNPKTDAILYKNNKIMLGGYIDGENITIDSRELDASFVSNEKQWKLTLNALEILAKKSLFLQKYKLNEGKISFYKKSDAPYTQFSATLHYPYHLLVNKNKEISTYTVRGEITKKQKIYLNVNKKMHIKIDKDVAIKIHDAGLNIDAIVKLAKQIATQSNAKTGNFKLSADAIDSYLYLGNNRYAVSDTMHLQYYNNILTAQLIHKKGNAGFKLENNTFHLYGENFNDKFMEKLFAPSKFSGGSLDFSMNGTLEDYKGVFYMHDTVMIDYKLLNNVLAFVNTIPSLVTFSLPGYSKKGLHVKNAYVKFHAKKGVFDISDIYLESKELTILGKGSADINKNSINLVLNLKTDLGSNLSKVPLVGYIIFDGKSISTTLKVTGKLSDPTISTMVAKDIIVAPLNIIKRTLTFPFKVLQKLF, encoded by the coding sequence ATGAAAGATAATGCAATCACGAAGATTATTGCGAAAACATACGCGAGTATAGCTGTTTTTTTTACTTTCATGTTTCTTCTTCTTGTTGGTTTGTTTATAGTTTTACAAAATGGATTATATCTTGATAATGTTTCTATATCAAATATTCATGCAAAAAATGTTTATATCAAATGGGATGACAGACTTACTGTTTCTGTTAAAACCTTAAAAATTGACAGACAAAAAAACAAAACTGCGAACAATGTCAGTTTTAAAGAATTCAGTAAATATCTTAAAATTGTTACGCAAACAACACACTGGTTTCGCTCTCTTGTTGTCAGTAACATAGTATTTGGAAATGCCACAGGCTCTTTTAAATACACGAATAGTGATCAGGGCTTTTTTGTTTTTCAATCTCCCGATTTTGATTTTGAATCGAAGATTTATGCAAAAACAGATCTGCTTACAGTCTCAATAAAAAAGTTTCAAGACAAAAAAAGGGCTGTCACTATAAAAGGCAGTGTTATTTTTGATACACAGGCACAAAAAGTATACACAAAAATTGACCTTGATATTCATAATGATGCAAACCTTACTGTTTATGCAATTGCAGATGCGAAACAACTCATCTACAATGTTGTCAGCAACAAACACATAACTGATATTTCCCACCTTATAAAAATCGCACATTTGCCAAAAGAAGTAATATACTGGGCATATACTGCCATTAAAATGCAATATCTTGATATTCAAAAATTTCATGGTTTTATTGATTATAGTGATTTGCAAAATGCTTATAAAAACATATATATACAGGCAGTTGCACAAAAACTCATCTATACATACAATCCAAAACTTGAGGCTGTAAAAAGCAAGCAGACAAACCTTGAATTTAAAAAGGGTGTTTTATATATAAAACCTCAAAATGCTTTGACGTATGGCATGCATTTAGGAAAAAGCTGGCTTAAAATTGACTTCAATAAAAAAGAAGAACTTTTAACACTGCATTTGCTGTTTGAGGGTATGCTTAACAAAGACATGTTACATGTATTGAACACCTACAAAATAAAACTGCCTTTTTTACAAAGAAAAGGAACAGTCAATACAGATTTAACGATAGAGGTCAACCTGCATACAATTGATGTAGATGCCAAAGGAGACTTTTATACCAAAAAAGCAAACTTTGACTACCTTGGACTGAATATAGATATTTTCAATACACATATACATCTTGATAATTATGATGTGCTGATAGATAAAATGCAGGCAAAATACAAAGAGATTGCTGCGGCGAATGTATATGTAAGCTTTAATGCAAAGAAATCAGAAGGAACAATAAATTTAAACTTTCACAAAATAGAGACACAGGGTCTCTCTCTTGATACACAAAAAGGACCTTTGCATGTAGCCTACCGTATTAATCCAAAGCAGGACACAATAGATATAGATTCTTCAAAATGGCAATACAAAAACAAAATTATTACGTTAGAGAAACTCTCAGTAGATTTTGATCTGAAAAAACTGCAGGCAAATATACCCGCAACGTATTTTAATATCTGGAAAATGACAAATGGATATGTCAATGGAACAATAGACCTCAAAGCATCTAAAACAAATCTTGATGTAGATCTCTTAAAGCTACAGTACAGCGGTATAGAACTCACACAAACAGTAACACCGTTACACATACAATACGACAAGGTTTTATCTGTCTCTTCACAGGAAGATATATTTTTCAATGTTAACGGATCGCAATACAAAGCAAGCAATTTTTATATAAATTTTGATAAACAAAGTATATATTTAAAACATACATTTTTACAAATCAGTGATTATATCAGTACAAAAGTCTATGCTTATTATGATTTTGATTCAAAAAAAGCACATATAAGTTTAAATGACTTTGTATTGAAAAACCCAAAAACAGATGCCATACTCTATAAAAACAATAAAATAATGCTAGGCGGATATATTGACGGCGAAAATATTACAATAGATTCACGAGAACTTGATGCTTCTTTTGTTTCCAATGAAAAACAATGGAAATTAACACTTAATGCTCTTGAGATTCTTGCAAAAAAATCACTTTTTTTACAAAAATATAAACTCAATGAAGGAAAAATCAGTTTTTATAAAAAAAGCGATGCCCCCTATACTCAGTTTAGCGCAACTTTACACTATCCTTATCATTTACTAGTCAACAAAAACAAGGAAATCAGCACCTACACTGTAAGAGGAGAAATTACAAAAAAACAAAAAATTTATCTCAACGTAAACAAGAAAATGCACATTAAAATAGATAAAGATGTTGCAATCAAAATACATGATGCCGGTCTGAATATAGATGCTATTGTCAAACTTGCAAAACAAATAGCAACACAGTCAAATGCAAAAACAGGCAACTTTAAGCTTTCCGCAGATGCGATAGATTCCTATCTTTATCTTGGCAACAACCGATACGCTGTTTCAGATACAATGCATCTGCAATATTACAATAATATCCTAACAGCACAACTGATTCACAAAAAAGGAAACGCAGGATTTAAGCTTGAAAACAATACTTTTCATCTTTATGGAGAAAACTTTAATGATAAATTCATGGAAAAACTCTTTGCCCCGTCTAAATTCAGTGGTGGGAGTCTGGACTTTTCTATGAATGGAACACTTGAAGACTACAAGGGTGTTTTTTACATGCATGATACTGTAATGATTGACTATAAACTTCTCAATAATGTCCTGGCTTTTGTCAATACAATACCCTCTCTTGTTACTTTTTCACTGCCTGGTTACAGTAAAAAAGGTTTACATGTAAAGAATGCCTATGTAAAATTTCATGCAAAAAAAGGTGTCTTTGATATTTCAGATATTTATCTTGAATCCAAAGAATTGACAATACTCGGAAAAGGGAGTGCGGATATCAACAAGAACAGTATCAATTTGGTTTTAAATTTAAAAACAGATCTGGGAAGTAATCTCTCAAAAGTACCACTTGTCGGTTATATTATTTTTGATGGAAAAAGTATATCAACCACACTCAAAGTTACAGGGAAGCTCAGCGATCCTACTATAAGTACCATGGTTGCCAAAGATATTATTGTAGCACCGCTCAATATCATCAAAAGAACACTTACCTTTCCTTTTAAAGTGCTTCAAAAACTCTTTTAG
- the mltG gene encoding endolytic transglycosylase MltG: MKVKKTAILAYVFAIIFVIALSFMYYLNKPIYTPKVLYIPAGSINKIITQLQSKNYDVCKIDSFLLRMIGSPQSGWINLQTRANTKADFLYKLTRSKAALQNVTLIPGETTYIFLNQLASNLHLNRQKLQNEFDKHAPIKEGVFIPDTYRLPLGITEKELIKVLLNSSHRKMKELSLKFFGNYNEKKWFRYVAIASIIQKESASAKEMPLVSSVIYNRINKGMKLQMDGTLNYGKYSHQKVTPYRIKNDTTTYNTYRHAGLPTAPVCNVSIDAIRAAVFPKKTKYLYFMKSKNGTHDFTCNYSTHLRNIKRATK, translated from the coding sequence ATGAAAGTAAAAAAAACAGCTATACTCGCGTATGTTTTCGCAATAATCTTCGTGATTGCATTATCTTTCATGTATTACCTTAATAAACCTATTTATACGCCCAAAGTCCTCTATATTCCTGCAGGCTCTATTAACAAAATTATAACACAATTGCAGTCTAAAAATTATGATGTCTGTAAAATCGATTCTTTTCTTTTACGGATGATTGGCTCCCCTCAAAGCGGATGGATAAATTTACAGACAAGGGCTAATACCAAAGCGGATTTTTTATATAAACTGACAAGATCCAAGGCAGCTTTGCAAAATGTTACACTTATTCCGGGAGAGACTACCTATATATTTTTAAATCAACTGGCAAGTAATTTGCATCTCAACAGACAAAAATTACAAAATGAATTCGACAAGCATGCTCCAATAAAAGAGGGCGTTTTTATTCCTGATACCTACAGACTTCCTTTGGGCATTACGGAAAAAGAGCTTATAAAAGTGTTACTAAACAGCTCACACAGAAAAATGAAAGAACTCTCTCTAAAGTTTTTCGGCAATTATAATGAAAAGAAATGGTTTCGATATGTAGCAATAGCTTCAATAATTCAAAAAGAATCAGCCAGTGCAAAAGAGATGCCTTTGGTGAGTTCTGTTATATACAACAGAATAAACAAAGGAATGAAACTGCAAATGGACGGAACGCTTAACTACGGAAAGTATTCGCACCAAAAGGTCACACCCTACCGAATTAAAAATGATACTACAACATACAATACATACAGACATGCAGGGCTCCCAACTGCTCCTGTTTGCAATGTAAGTATTGATGCCATACGGGCTGCGGTATTTCCGAAAAAAACCAAGTATCTCTATTTTATGAAATCCAAAAACGGAACACATGACTTTACATGTAACTATTCTACACATTTACGCAACATAAAGCGTGCTACAAAATGA
- a CDS encoding NADP-dependent isocitrate dehydrogenase, which produces MSKIIWSKIDEAPALATYSLLPIVNAFTKEAGVEVVTSDISLAGRVLAAMGLGEDELSKLGELVQKPEANIIKLPNISASVGQLKDCIAELQSQGYDIPNYPENPANAQEEAIQAKYSTCLGSAVNPVLREGNSDRRAAHAVKKYAQKHPHRLKPFAENSKAYVAHMNGDGDFYANEQSVTMDKAQKVTIALNGKELKTIDALEKEILDGTFMSVKKLRAFIQKSIDEAKEKGVIWSIHLKATMMKISDPIMFGHAFQVFFKEVFDKYADLFAELGVNPNLGMSDLEKKIAGHPKEAEIKAAFQAVVDADAPRIAMVDSDKGTTNFNASNDVIIDASMPVVVREGGKQWDRTGAADECVAVIPDSTYAMFHQEMVADCVKNGQYDVTTMGNVANVGLMAQKAEEYGSHPTTFELEEDGTVTVTAEDGTELMKFECEKGDIWRMSRVKDIPIQDWVRLAVERARITGNPAVFWLDEDRAHDAQMIKKVNKYLNDHDTTGLDIKIMDVASATRFTNERVRAGKDTISVTGNVLRDHLTDMYPILELGTSAKMLSIVPLLAGGGLFETGAGGSAPKHVDQFLECGHLRWDSLGEFLALAESLRMMYQKSEDSKIGALTEGLDKANEGYLDNDKAPSRKCGEPDNKASHYWVARYWAEALSTQTADTALAEKFTPIAETLIKNEEKILSELAAAEGSPKDIGGYFHPDDAKAEKAMRPSATLNAIIDSI; this is translated from the coding sequence ATGTCAAAAATTATTTGGTCAAAAATTGATGAAGCTCCGGCTTTAGCAACATATTCTTTATTGCCAATCGTAAATGCTTTTACAAAAGAAGCAGGTGTAGAAGTTGTAACTAGTGATATTTCACTTGCAGGGAGAGTTTTAGCAGCAATGGGTCTTGGAGAAGACGAGTTGTCTAAGCTTGGTGAACTTGTGCAAAAACCGGAAGCGAACATTATTAAGCTTCCAAATATTTCTGCTTCAGTTGGTCAATTAAAAGATTGTATTGCGGAACTTCAGTCTCAAGGGTATGATATTCCGAACTACCCGGAAAATCCTGCAAATGCCCAAGAGGAAGCTATCCAGGCTAAATACAGTACTTGTCTCGGTTCTGCAGTCAATCCTGTCCTTCGTGAAGGAAACTCTGACAGACGTGCAGCACATGCAGTTAAAAAATATGCACAAAAACATCCACACAGACTGAAGCCTTTTGCTGAAAACTCAAAAGCTTATGTTGCTCACATGAACGGTGACGGTGATTTTTATGCAAATGAACAGTCAGTAACTATGGACAAAGCGCAAAAAGTGACAATTGCATTAAACGGTAAAGAGTTAAAAACTATTGATGCTCTTGAGAAAGAAATTCTTGACGGTACATTTATGTCAGTGAAAAAGTTAAGAGCATTTATCCAAAAAAGTATTGATGAGGCAAAAGAGAAAGGTGTTATATGGTCTATTCACCTCAAAGCCACAATGATGAAAATCTCTGATCCGATTATGTTTGGTCATGCATTCCAGGTTTTCTTCAAAGAAGTTTTTGACAAATACGCAGATTTATTCGCTGAATTAGGTGTTAATCCAAATCTTGGTATGAGTGATTTGGAGAAAAAAATTGCCGGTCACCCAAAAGAAGCAGAAATCAAAGCTGCTTTCCAGGCAGTAGTTGATGCTGATGCACCGAGAATTGCTATGGTTGACTCTGACAAAGGGACAACAAACTTCAATGCTTCGAATGATGTAATTATTGATGCGTCTATGCCTGTTGTTGTACGTGAAGGCGGTAAGCAGTGGGACAGAACAGGTGCGGCTGATGAGTGTGTTGCTGTTATTCCTGACAGTACCTATGCAATGTTTCACCAAGAGATGGTAGCTGACTGTGTGAAAAACGGCCAATATGATGTAACTACTATGGGTAATGTTGCAAATGTCGGACTTATGGCACAAAAAGCAGAAGAGTATGGTTCTCACCCGACAACTTTTGAGCTTGAAGAAGACGGCACAGTGACAGTAACGGCTGAAGACGGTACAGAACTTATGAAATTTGAGTGTGAAAAAGGCGATATCTGGAGAATGTCCCGTGTGAAAGACATTCCGATTCAAGACTGGGTGCGTTTGGCGGTTGAACGTGCAAGAATTACAGGAAATCCTGCCGTATTCTGGTTGGATGAAGATCGTGCACATGATGCGCAGATGATTAAAAAAGTAAACAAATACTTAAATGACCATGACACGACAGGTTTGGATATTAAAATCATGGATGTTGCTTCTGCTACAAGATTCACAAACGAAAGAGTAAGAGCAGGCAAAGACACAATCTCTGTAACCGGTAATGTTCTTCGTGACCACTTGACAGATATGTACCCGATTTTAGAGCTTGGAACATCTGCAAAAATGCTTTCAATTGTTCCATTGTTAGCTGGCGGCGGTCTGTTTGAAACAGGTGCCGGCGGATCTGCTCCTAAACATGTGGATCAGTTCTTAGAGTGCGGTCACCTCAGATGGGATTCATTAGGTGAGTTTTTAGCATTGGCTGAGTCACTTAGAATGATGTACCAAAAAAGTGAAGACAGCAAAATCGGTGCATTGACAGAAGGTCTTGACAAAGCAAACGAAGGTTACCTTGACAATGATAAAGCGCCGAGCAGAAAATGCGGTGAGCCTGATAACAAAGCGTCTCATTACTGGGTAGCACGCTACTGGGCTGAGGCACTCAGTACACAGACTGCTGACACTGCTTTGGCAGAGAAGTTTACGCCGATTGCCGAAACACTTATCAAAAATGAAGAAAAAATTCTTTCCGAGCTTGCTGCTGCGGAAGGTTCTCCGAAAGATATCGGTGGGTATTTCCACCCGGATGATGCCAAAGCTGAAAAAGCAATGCGTCCGTCTGCAACATTGAATGCAATAATTGATTCAATCTAA
- the mdh gene encoding malate dehydrogenase, translating to MSQGKRVGIVGAGNVGATVAYSLAMLGSCHEIILRDNKIDVAKGKALDMSQAASAVRSHTVVKVAEEMSDLVDCDVVVVTAGSPRLPGMSRDDLLMINAKITKEVIKGIAKYSPNAVVIMVSNPLDAMTYVALKESGFDRSRVIGMAGILDSSRMAAFIQEKLGYGGGQIRASVMGGHGDDMVPLPRYSTVAGVPLSDVLTNDEIAEIVDRTRHGGAEIVGYLKTGSAYYAPAKSTAIMVDAILKDTKQIHPCAVCLEGEYGYSDVVSGVPVMLGAKGAEKIIEVTLDEKEKAMFAKSCKSVQDLIDTLKENNFFEGK from the coding sequence ATGAGTCAAGGAAAAAGAGTAGGGATAGTAGGTGCTGGTAATGTTGGTGCAACAGTAGCATACTCTCTGGCAATGCTTGGATCGTGTCATGAAATTATTCTTCGTGACAATAAAATAGATGTAGCAAAAGGAAAGGCTCTCGATATGTCTCAGGCAGCTTCTGCTGTAAGAAGTCATACCGTGGTTAAAGTTGCTGAAGAGATGTCGGATCTGGTTGACTGTGATGTTGTTGTTGTAACTGCCGGCAGTCCAAGACTTCCAGGTATGAGTCGTGATGACTTATTGATGATAAATGCAAAAATTACAAAAGAAGTTATAAAAGGTATTGCAAAATACTCTCCAAATGCAGTTGTTATCATGGTTTCAAATCCGCTTGATGCGATGACATATGTAGCACTTAAAGAGAGTGGATTTGACAGAAGCCGTGTTATCGGAATGGCTGGAATCCTGGACAGTTCAAGAATGGCAGCATTTATACAGGAAAAGCTTGGTTACGGCGGAGGGCAGATTCGTGCTTCGGTTATGGGCGGACACGGAGATGATATGGTGCCGCTTCCTCGCTACTCCACTGTAGCGGGTGTACCGCTTTCTGATGTGCTGACGAATGATGAAATTGCCGAAATTGTTGACAGAACCCGCCACGGCGGTGCTGAAATTGTGGGATACCTAAAAACAGGTTCAGCTTATTATGCGCCTGCAAAATCAACAGCGATTATGGTGGATGCAATTTTAAAAGATACAAAACAGATTCACCCTTGTGCGGTATGCCTTGAAGGTGAATACGGTTACAGTGATGTAGTTTCGGGGGTTCCTGTAATGCTTGGTGCAAAGGGTGCTGAAAAAATCATTGAAGTGACACTCGATGAAAAAGAAAAAGCAATGTTTGCAAAATCCTGTAAATCAGTTCAGGATTTGATAGATACATTAAAAGAAAATAATTTTTTTGAAGGGAAATAA
- the fumC gene encoding class II fumarate hydratase codes for MKSRIEKDTMGEIEVPQDAYWGAQTQRSIQNFKIGEEKMPYEITRAFSYLKKAVALVNKDLGKLDAKKADAIAQAADDMLAGKLDGNYPLVVWQTGSGTQSNMNNNEVLANRATEILGGDFRKEKLVHPNDDVNKSQSSNDTYPTALHVAAVIAVEENLLPAIAKLKATLQAKSEAFAHIVKIGRTHLQDATPLTLGQEISGWVEMLSKCEKMAKDSLEAVRELALGGTAVGTGLNAHPELGERVAKKLSELTGHEFVTAPNKFHALTSHDALVFAHGALKALAADMMKIANDVRWLASGPRCGLGEIEIPANEPGSSIMPGKVNPTQSEAVTMVTCQVMGNDATIGFAASQGNFELNVFKPVIAYNFLQSVRLLSDSIISFNDNAAVGIKPVEAKIDHYLHDSLMLVTALNPYIGYENAAKIAKTAHANNSTLKETAVELGLLTPEQFDEYVKPEEMIAPKA; via the coding sequence ATGAAGAGCCGTATAGAAAAAGACACCATGGGTGAAATCGAAGTACCTCAAGATGCTTATTGGGGTGCGCAGACACAAAGAAGTATTCAAAACTTTAAAATCGGTGAAGAAAAAATGCCGTATGAGATTACCCGTGCATTTTCATACCTGAAAAAAGCTGTGGCACTTGTCAATAAAGACCTGGGAAAACTCGATGCAAAAAAAGCAGATGCAATTGCGCAGGCTGCTGATGACATGCTGGCAGGAAAACTTGACGGAAACTATCCGCTTGTTGTATGGCAGACCGGTTCAGGTACGCAGTCAAATATGAACAACAATGAAGTGCTTGCAAATCGTGCTACAGAAATACTCGGCGGAGATTTTAGAAAAGAGAAACTGGTACATCCGAATGATGATGTTAACAAGTCACAGTCTTCAAATGATACATATCCGACTGCTTTACATGTAGCGGCTGTTATCGCTGTTGAAGAGAATCTTCTTCCTGCTATTGCCAAACTTAAAGCTACTTTACAGGCAAAAAGTGAAGCGTTTGCCCATATAGTGAAAATAGGCCGCACACACCTGCAGGATGCTACTCCTTTAACTCTTGGACAGGAAATAAGCGGTTGGGTTGAAATGCTGAGCAAATGTGAAAAGATGGCAAAAGACTCTCTTGAAGCAGTCAGAGAGTTGGCACTTGGCGGTACCGCAGTCGGAACAGGGCTTAACGCTCATCCCGAACTTGGTGAAAGAGTTGCTAAAAAGCTCAGTGAATTGACAGGGCATGAATTTGTGACAGCACCAAACAAATTTCACGCACTCACTTCCCATGATGCACTTGTTTTTGCTCACGGTGCGCTCAAAGCACTTGCTGCTGATATGATGAAAATAGCAAATGATGTGCGATGGTTGGCATCAGGTCCCCGTTGCGGCCTTGGTGAAATTGAAATTCCTGCAAATGAGCCTGGAAGTTCTATTATGCCGGGAAAAGTAAATCCTACACAAAGTGAAGCGGTAACAATGGTTACCTGTCAGGTTATGGGAAATGATGCAACAATAGGCTTTGCAGCAAGTCAGGGAAATTTTGAATTAAATGTTTTTAAACCTGTTATAGCATATAATTTTTTACAGTCTGTGCGTCTTTTAAGTGACTCAATCATATCATTTAATGATAATGCCGCTGTGGGAATCAAACCTGTTGAGGCAAAAATAGATCATTATTTACATGATTCATTGATGCTTGTAACAGCTTTGAACCCATATATCGGATATGAAAATGCAGCTAAAATTGCAAAAACTGCGCATGCAAACAATTCAACATTGAAAGAGACAGCTGTTGAACTCGGGCTTTTGACACCTGAACAGTTTGACGAATATGTAAAACCGGAAGAGATGATTGCACCTAAGGCTTAA
- the sucC gene encoding ADP-forming succinate--CoA ligase subunit beta yields the protein MNIHEYQAKEIFAEYGVPTPKGKIANSVEEAVENAKELGGPVWVVKAQIHAGGRGLGGGVKLAKSLDEVKQYAQEILGMTLVTHQTGPEGKLVQKVYIEDGADIKDELYLSVVLDRAQEMPIIMASTEGGMDIETVAEKTPEKIIKVTVDPSIGFQGFHGRELVFGLGITDKNEQRKMIDFASKLYKLYMDKDAEMIEINPLVKTGSGDFIALDGKMGFDDSALGRHPELEAMRDISEEDPDEREAAQYGLSYIALDGEIGCMVNGAGLAMGTMDTINYMGGTPANFLDVGGSANAETVAKGFEIILKNPNVKAIFVNIFGGIVRCDRIANGILEATKLVDVHVPVIVRLDGTNAPEAAEILKNANIPNVIPATDLADGAAKAVAAAKGEL from the coding sequence ATGAATATACATGAATATCAGGCAAAAGAAATTTTTGCTGAGTATGGTGTTCCGACACCAAAAGGTAAAATTGCAAACTCGGTGGAAGAGGCTGTAGAAAATGCAAAAGAGTTAGGTGGACCTGTCTGGGTTGTAAAAGCACAAATACATGCAGGTGGTCGTGGACTAGGCGGTGGTGTAAAACTGGCTAAAAGTCTTGATGAAGTAAAACAGTATGCCCAGGAAATTCTTGGTATGACTTTGGTGACACACCAAACAGGGCCTGAAGGAAAACTTGTACAAAAAGTATATATAGAAGACGGTGCTGACATTAAAGACGAGCTTTACCTTTCTGTAGTACTTGACCGCGCACAGGAAATGCCGATTATCATGGCTTCTACCGAAGGCGGGATGGACATAGAAACTGTAGCAGAAAAAACTCCGGAAAAAATTATTAAAGTTACTGTTGATCCTTCTATCGGATTTCAAGGGTTTCATGGTCGTGAATTGGTTTTCGGTCTTGGGATTACAGATAAAAACGAGCAGCGTAAAATGATTGATTTTGCTTCTAAACTTTATAAGCTTTATATGGACAAAGATGCAGAGATGATCGAAATCAATCCGCTTGTAAAAACCGGTTCTGGAGACTTTATTGCACTTGACGGCAAAATGGGATTTGATGATTCGGCACTTGGGCGTCATCCTGAACTTGAAGCAATGAGAGATATTTCAGAAGAAGATCCGGATGAGCGTGAAGCTGCCCAGTATGGTCTTTCTTATATTGCGCTTGACGGTGAAATCGGTTGTATGGTAAACGGTGCAGGGCTTGCTATGGGAACAATGGATACTATTAACTATATGGGCGGAACACCTGCGAATTTCCTTGATGTCGGGGGAAGTGCAAATGCAGAAACGGTTGCAAAAGGTTTTGAAATAATTTTGAAAAATCCAAATGTTAAAGCCATTTTTGTAAATATTTTTGGCGGTATAGTCAGATGTGACCGTATCGCAAACGGTATACTTGAAGCTACAAAACTTGTAGATGTTCATGTACCGGTTATTGTTCGTCTTGATGGTACAAATGCTCCAGAAGCAGCAGAGATTCTTAAAAATGCAAATATACCAAATGTAATTCCAGCGACAGACTTGGCAGACGGTGCTGCAAAAGCTGTTGCTGCAGCAAAAGGAGAGTTATAA
- the sucD gene encoding succinate--CoA ligase subunit alpha codes for MSILVNKDTKVIVQGFTGKEGTFHAEQCIDYGTNIVGGVTPNKGGETHLGKPVFNTVKDAVDATGATVSMVFVPPAFVADAVMEAADAGIELAVIITEGAPVKDMMFAKQYATKHNMKTIGPNCPGIITAEECKIGIMPGMIFKKGNVGLISKSGTLTYEGANQVVKEGFGISTAVGIGGDPIIGLSYKQILPMFEADPETEAIVMIGEIGGDLEIQAAKLIKEQITKPVVAFIAGQTAPKGKRMGHAGAIISGSAGTAKEKMEALEAAGVKVVVSPAEIGKAVAEVLAKK; via the coding sequence ATGTCAATTTTAGTAAACAAAGATACAAAAGTAATCGTTCAGGGTTTTACCGGGAAAGAGGGTACTTTTCATGCAGAACAGTGTATTGATTACGGTACAAATATTGTCGGTGGTGTAACACCAAACAAAGGTGGTGAAACACATTTGGGTAAACCGGTTTTCAATACGGTCAAAGATGCGGTTGATGCAACCGGTGCAACTGTTTCTATGGTTTTTGTTCCGCCTGCATTTGTTGCAGATGCTGTAATGGAAGCTGCCGATGCAGGAATTGAACTTGCTGTAATCATTACAGAAGGGGCTCCGGTCAAAGATATGATGTTTGCCAAGCAATATGCTACTAAACACAATATGAAAACAATAGGGCCAAACTGTCCTGGTATTATCACTGCCGAGGAGTGTAAAATCGGAATTATGCCTGGAATGATTTTCAAAAAAGGCAATGTCGGACTCATTTCCAAATCCGGAACACTTACTTACGAAGGTGCCAACCAGGTTGTCAAAGAAGGATTTGGTATTTCTACTGCTGTTGGTATCGGCGGGGATCCGATTATCGGACTTTCATACAAGCAGATTCTGCCAATGTTTGAAGCTGATCCTGAAACAGAGGCAATTGTAATGATTGGTGAAATCGGCGGAGACCTTGAGATTCAGGCGGCAAAACTGATAAAAGAGCAGATAACAAAGCCTGTTGTCGCTTTTATAGCAGGGCAAACAGCTCCTAAAGGAAAACGTATGGGTCATGCCGGTGCGATTATTTCCGGTAGTGCAGGTACTGCAAAAGAAAAAATGGAAGCTCTTGAAGCTGCCGGTGTTAAAGTTGTTGTTTCTCCAGCAGAAATCGGAAAAGCTGTTGCTGAAGTTTTAGCAAAAAAATAA